A region from the Kineothrix sp. IPX-CK genome encodes:
- a CDS encoding glycoside hydrolase family 25 protein produces the protein MGNRRRRRKKTRKNGGMLLSIILCIIALGGLTGCLYLSVKNHGLEGEVSEALAYIDEVNSITTYTEEELKTKMEEAASQASSEKEEEILNEMKGRMESGDGTTAMLKYFYPEEIVVASDGRYYFFDILDTIKHHSYNEEQFIMDEDETLQYIENDEVVSRKGIDVSKYQTSIDWEKVAQDDVEYAFIRLGIRGSTEGKLALDDTFEDNVEAALENKIDVGVYFFTQALNEAEAVEEAEFVLENIADYDISYPIVLDVEDIEVKNPRTKDMTMQDWTNVCIAFCERIKEAGYTPMIYGNLKTFMLMLDLTQLEEYDKWFAYYSTPLYFPYEFSMWQYTSTGSVDGIKGDVDLNISMKDWKHE, from the coding sequence ATGGGAAACAGAAGGAGACGAAGGAAAAAAACGAGAAAAAACGGAGGCATGTTGCTGTCCATAATTTTATGTATCATTGCTTTGGGAGGCTTGACTGGCTGCCTTTACCTTTCGGTAAAAAACCATGGTCTCGAGGGAGAGGTCAGCGAGGCATTAGCTTATATCGACGAGGTCAATTCCATTACCACCTATACGGAGGAGGAATTGAAAACGAAGATGGAGGAAGCGGCTTCACAGGCATCGTCGGAAAAGGAAGAGGAAATTCTGAATGAAATGAAAGGCAGGATGGAAAGCGGAGACGGAACCACCGCTATGCTTAAGTATTTTTATCCGGAAGAAATTGTAGTGGCATCGGATGGGAGATATTACTTTTTCGATATTTTAGATACGATAAAGCATCACTCTTACAATGAAGAGCAGTTCATTATGGATGAGGATGAGACGCTTCAATATATTGAAAATGACGAAGTGGTTTCGCGAAAGGGAATCGATGTTTCCAAATACCAGACCTCTATTGATTGGGAAAAGGTGGCACAGGATGATGTGGAATATGCTTTTATCCGTCTCGGGATAAGAGGCTCCACGGAAGGAAAGCTGGCTCTGGATGATACCTTCGAAGACAATGTGGAGGCGGCATTGGAAAATAAAATCGACGTAGGCGTATACTTCTTTACACAGGCGCTGAACGAAGCGGAAGCGGTGGAGGAAGCTGAATTTGTCTTGGAGAATATCGCAGATTATGATATTTCATATCCTATCGTGCTGGATGTGGAGGATATCGAGGTGAAGAATCCAAGAACGAAGGATATGACAATGCAGGATTGGACGAATGTGTGCATCGCCTTTTGCGAAAGGATTAAAGAGGCCGGATATACGCCGATGATATATGGTAACTTGAAAACGTTTATGCTCATGTTGGATTTGACGCAGCTGGAGGAATACGATAAGTGGTTCGCATATTACAGCACTCCGCTGTATTTTCCTTATGAATTTTCCATGTGGCAGTATACCTCGACGGGCAGTGTAGACGGAATCAAGGGCGACGTTGACCTGAATATAAGTATGAAGGATTGGAAGCATGAATGA
- the ffh gene encoding signal recognition particle protein: MAFESLTDKLQNVFKNLRSKGRLTEEDVKAALKEVKMALLEADVNFKVVKQFVKAVEERAVGVDVMNGLNPGQMVIKIVNEEMVALMGSETTEIQMQPGKSITVIMMCGLQGAGKTTTTAKIAGKLKLKGKKPLLVACDIYRPAAIKQLQINGEKQEVDVFSMGEHHDPVDIAKASMEHAGKNGHNVVILDTAGRLHIDEDMMTELQNIKANVEVHQTLLVVDAMTGQDAVNVAKEFDEKISIDGVVLSKMDGDTRGGAALSVKAVTGKPILYVGMGEKLSDLEQFYPDRMASRILGMGDVLTLIDKVQSNLDIDEDKEKEMAARMKKGKFDFNDYLESMKQMKKMGGLSSILGMMPGMGKQLGDVESMVDEKQLSRMEAIVLSMTPTERENPKLLNLSRKSRIARGAGVDIAVVNRFVKQFEQSQKMMKQLPGMMGGKKGRGMFGGMKFPF, from the coding sequence ATGGCATTTGAAAGTTTAACGGACAAATTGCAAAACGTATTCAAAAATTTAAGAAGCAAAGGCCGTTTGACTGAGGAGGATGTGAAGGCCGCCTTAAAAGAAGTAAAGATGGCATTACTGGAAGCGGATGTTAACTTCAAGGTAGTGAAGCAGTTTGTAAAAGCCGTTGAAGAACGCGCGGTCGGCGTTGACGTAATGAATGGTCTCAATCCCGGCCAAATGGTTATAAAGATAGTAAACGAAGAAATGGTAGCATTGATGGGCTCCGAAACGACGGAGATCCAGATGCAGCCCGGCAAATCGATAACCGTTATTATGATGTGCGGCCTTCAGGGCGCTGGTAAGACCACCACAACAGCCAAGATTGCCGGCAAATTGAAGTTGAAGGGTAAGAAGCCCCTGCTGGTAGCCTGCGACATTTACCGTCCTGCGGCAATTAAGCAGTTACAGATAAACGGAGAAAAACAGGAAGTGGATGTCTTTTCCATGGGTGAGCACCATGATCCTGTGGATATCGCCAAGGCTTCTATGGAGCATGCAGGTAAAAACGGACATAATGTAGTAATTCTCGATACGGCAGGACGCCTTCATATCGATGAGGATATGATGACGGAGCTTCAGAATATAAAGGCTAACGTAGAAGTGCATCAGACGCTTCTCGTAGTGGATGCCATGACCGGACAGGATGCCGTGAATGTGGCGAAGGAGTTCGATGAAAAAATCAGCATCGACGGTGTTGTTTTATCGAAGATGGACGGCGATACGCGAGGTGGTGCCGCACTTTCTGTAAAAGCGGTGACGGGCAAGCCTATTCTCTATGTAGGTATGGGAGAAAAACTTTCCGATTTGGAGCAGTTTTATCCAGACCGAATGGCAAGCCGTATTTTGGGAATGGGAGATGTGCTTACTCTCATCGACAAGGTTCAGTCCAATCTCGATATCGATGAAGACAAAGAAAAAGAAATGGCTGCCCGGATGAAAAAGGGTAAGTTCGATTTCAACGATTATCTGGAAAGCATGAAGCAGATGAAGAAGATGGGCGGTCTTTCCAGCATTCTCGGAATGATGCCGGGTATGGGAAAGCAGCTTGGCGATGTGGAGTCTATGGTGGATGAAAAGCAGCTTTCGAGAATGGAAGCGATTGTGCTCAGCATGACACCTACGGAGAGGGAGAACCCCAAGCTTTTGAACCTGAGCAGAAAGAGCCGTATTGCAAGAGGTGCAGGCGTAGATATCGCGGTAGTAAACCGTTTTGTAAAGCAGTTTGAGCAGTCACAGAAAATGATGAAGCAGCTGCCCGGCATGATGGGTGGCAAAAAAGGACGAGGTATGTTCGGCGGTATGAAATTTCCGTTTTAA
- a CDS encoding AraC family transcriptional regulator encodes MNDVTRAYEKTGYLNKRYKFFHLKDLDSRKFDYHYHDFDKIIYFLGGKADYMIEGKKYLLEPHDFIFVNRNEIHKPIVDFSVPYERMILYIDHGFIEGYAKEDYDLSECFERTFKEKTNVVRFPAVATRALYETLCRMEENDKASSYAGELYGELLFLEFMVQMNRACLENEFAYHHTAKYNKKIIDIIQYINKNLSEELSIDDLSERFYMSKYHMMRQFKEETGYSIHQYTLEKRIVAARSMLLNGVSATVAAMECGFKDYSTFARAFKKKLGSIPSKIKE; translated from the coding sequence ATGAATGATGTAACAAGAGCATATGAAAAAACGGGCTATCTGAACAAGCGTTATAAATTCTTTCACTTGAAAGATTTAGACAGCAGGAAATTCGATTACCATTACCATGATTTCGATAAGATAATATACTTTTTAGGCGGTAAGGCAGATTATATGATAGAGGGCAAGAAATACCTGTTAGAGCCTCACGATTTCATCTTTGTCAATCGAAATGAAATACATAAGCCTATAGTAGATTTTTCTGTACCCTATGAGCGCATGATATTGTATATCGACCATGGCTTTATCGAAGGATATGCAAAAGAAGATTATGATCTGAGCGAATGCTTCGAGCGGACCTTTAAGGAGAAGACCAATGTGGTCCGTTTCCCGGCGGTGGCTACCAGAGCGCTATATGAGACGCTCTGTCGGATGGAGGAAAACGATAAGGCTTCCAGCTATGCGGGAGAACTGTATGGAGAGCTTCTTTTCCTTGAGTTCATGGTTCAGATGAACAGGGCATGCCTGGAAAACGAATTCGCCTATCATCATACGGCGAAATATAATAAAAAAATAATAGATATCATTCAGTATATTAATAAGAATTTATCGGAGGAGCTGTCTATTGATGACTTATCCGAAAGGTTTTATATGAGCAAATATCATATGATGCGCCAGTTCAAAGAGGAAACGGGATATTCCATTCATCAATACACCTTGGAGAAGCGGATCGTGGCGGCTCGGTCCATGCTTTTGAATGGAGTTTCAGCAACGGTTGCCGCTATGGAATGCGGATTCAAGGATTACTCGACCTTTGCCCGGGCTTTCAAGAAAAAGCTGGGCAGTATACCGTCGAAAATAAAGGAGTAA
- the rimM gene encoding ribosome maturation factor RimM (Essential for efficient processing of 16S rRNA): MEEKLRVGVIASTHGIRGEVKIFPTTDDLERFKSLKQVVLDTGKEEVELEIEGVKFFKKFAIVKFKGIDNINDIEKYKGKELYVTRENAQRLRRNEYYIADLIGMKVVEDSERFLGELSDVIKTGANDVYVVKMENGKELLIPAIKQCVLDVDMEKGEMKVHLLEGLLEE, from the coding sequence ATGGAAGAGAAGTTGAGAGTTGGGGTTATTGCTTCGACGCATGGGATCAGGGGAGAGGTTAAGATTTTTCCCACGACGGATGATTTGGAGAGGTTTAAGTCGTTGAAGCAAGTTGTTTTAGATACGGGTAAGGAAGAAGTGGAACTGGAGATTGAAGGAGTTAAGTTTTTTAAGAAATTTGCGATCGTGAAATTCAAGGGGATTGATAATATTAATGATATTGAGAAGTATAAGGGGAAGGAGCTGTATGTGACCAGGGAGAATGCCCAGAGGCTTCGCAGGAATGAGTATTATATTGCGGATTTGATTGGGATGAAGGTGGTAGAGGATAGTGAGAGGTTTTTGGGAGAGCTTTCGGATGTGATTAAGACGGGGGCGAATGATGTTTATGTGGTGAAGATGGAGAATGGAAAAGAGCTTTTGATTCCGGCAATTAAGCAATGCGTATTGGATGTGGATATGGAGAAGGGTGAGATGAAGGTGCATTTGCTGGAGGGGCTTTTAGAAGAATAG
- a CDS encoding GNAT family N-acetyltransferase, translating into MDMIESLRRGRGEFIYNEEGGVTVWDADADVYMLAAFEEAPAKEMVKELPYEKGMRQIIVHQEFLLRKIKERFRIEEIMPVKHAVYTQKVPLFIPKDIEIRPLGIEYLEEVTGHYHMVSEDYISEQLLGGKLAGAFVEGRLAGFAGEHKEGSLGILEVYEKYRRRGLAASLEAYMINRHLANGFTPYGDVLTDNEASLRLQEKLGLCISKDELYWVIAEERCNESHV; encoded by the coding sequence ATGGATATGATAGAAAGCCTTCGGCGGGGCAGAGGAGAGTTTATATATAATGAAGAGGGCGGCGTCACGGTATGGGATGCAGATGCCGATGTCTATATGCTGGCGGCATTTGAAGAAGCTCCCGCGAAAGAAATGGTAAAGGAACTGCCTTATGAAAAGGGAATGAGGCAAATCATCGTTCATCAGGAATTCTTGCTTAGGAAGATTAAAGAACGATTCCGGATAGAAGAAATAATGCCTGTCAAACATGCCGTCTATACGCAGAAGGTTCCTCTTTTCATTCCAAAAGACATAGAAATCAGGCCGCTTGGAATAGAATATTTGGAAGAGGTCACCGGGCACTATCATATGGTTTCCGAAGATTATATAAGCGAGCAGCTTCTTGGAGGGAAACTGGCAGGGGCTTTTGTGGAAGGAAGACTGGCAGGATTTGCAGGGGAGCATAAGGAAGGAAGTTTAGGAATACTGGAGGTTTACGAAAAATACAGACGAAGGGGCCTGGCTGCTTCGTTGGAAGCATATATGATAAACCGCCATCTGGCAAATGGATTTACTCCTTATGGAGATGTGCTGACGGATAATGAGGCATCGCTGCGTCTTCAGGAGAAATTAGGGCTTTGCATATCTAAGGATGAGCTTTACTGGGTAATCGCCGAGGAACGGTGTAACGAAAGCCATGTTTGA
- the ylxM gene encoding YlxM family DNA-binding protein encodes MEKIVAQGLLYDFYGELLTEHQRKIYEAAVYNDLSLSEIAQEQGISRQGVHDLIKRCDNTLEGYERKLHLVERFNRIKSKVKCIDELTENEKVSHEQLRREIKKLSDEILEAL; translated from the coding sequence ATGGAAAAAATTGTAGCACAAGGTTTGTTATATGATTTTTATGGAGAATTATTGACGGAGCACCAGCGTAAGATTTACGAGGCTGCCGTGTATAATGATTTGTCTCTCAGCGAAATCGCGCAGGAGCAGGGAATCAGCAGACAGGGAGTGCACGATTTGATAAAAAGATGCGATAATACTTTGGAGGGATACGAAAGGAAGCTGCATCTTGTGGAACGTTTTAACCGGATCAAATCTAAAGTGAAGTGTATCGATGAGCTCACGGAGAATGAAAAAGTGAGCCACGAGCAGCTCAGAAGAGAAATCAAGAAATTATCGGACGAGATACTGGAAGCTTTATAG
- the iorA gene encoding indolepyruvate ferredoxin oxidoreductase subunit alpha: MAEKKIMLGNEAIARGAYEAGVKVSAAYPGTPSTEISENIVNYDEIYAEWSPNEKVAMEVAIGASISGVRAMASMKHVGVNVASDPLYTAAYSGVNGGLVLVAADDPGLYSSQNEQDTRCVARAAQVPVLEPSDSQEAKDFVKFAFEISEEYDTPVIVRTTTRLAHSQGMVTLLERNDVPDKEYERNISKFVMMPGMAKARHIIVEQRMDAIAEDGCTFPVNRMEMGDTSVGFITSGIPYQYVKEVCPEASVLKLGLVHPLPRKLIEEFASKVDKLYIFEELEPVIEEQVKSWGIEVIGKEVFTKQGEYSSNMLRRIILANKVEERKPEQVPARPPILCPGCPHRSVFSVMKKLKLHGAGDIGCYTLGAVAPLGVIDTTICMGASISSLHGMEKAKGKDYVKNWVAVIGDSTFMHTGVNSLMNMVYNQGTGTVLILDNSTTGMTGHQDHAATGKTLKGAKVPSINIYHLCKAIGIEHVREINAFDLPSLENAFKEETARDEISVIITKSPCVLLKGNVFPDKCVPLPAKCKKCGACLKPGCPALTKNENGTISIDETMCNGCGLCMQLCPFGAIEKQAK, translated from the coding sequence ATGGCGGAAAAAAAGATCATGTTAGGAAATGAGGCGATTGCCAGAGGGGCTTACGAGGCAGGGGTGAAAGTGTCTGCGGCTTATCCGGGAACGCCGAGTACGGAAATCAGTGAGAACATCGTGAACTACGATGAAATATATGCCGAATGGTCTCCGAACGAGAAGGTTGCGATGGAAGTGGCGATAGGAGCTTCTATCAGCGGCGTGCGTGCGATGGCATCTATGAAGCATGTGGGTGTGAACGTGGCCAGCGACCCGCTGTATACCGCTGCTTACAGCGGAGTGAACGGAGGTCTTGTTCTCGTTGCTGCCGATGATCCGGGACTATACAGCTCACAGAACGAACAGGATACGAGATGTGTGGCGAGAGCTGCACAGGTGCCGGTGCTGGAGCCTTCCGACAGTCAGGAAGCGAAAGACTTCGTGAAGTTCGCATTCGAAATCAGTGAAGAATATGATACGCCGGTAATTGTAAGGACTACTACCAGATTGGCCCACTCCCAGGGAATGGTTACTTTGTTGGAGAGAAACGATGTGCCGGATAAAGAATATGAAAGAAATATAAGCAAATTCGTCATGATGCCAGGGATGGCAAAGGCGAGACATATCATCGTGGAACAGCGGATGGACGCTATTGCGGAGGATGGATGTACTTTTCCGGTAAACCGTATGGAGATGGGAGACACCTCCGTAGGATTTATTACCAGTGGTATTCCTTATCAATATGTTAAGGAAGTGTGTCCGGAAGCCTCCGTATTGAAGTTGGGACTAGTGCATCCGCTCCCTCGGAAATTAATCGAAGAGTTCGCCTCTAAGGTTGATAAATTATACATATTTGAAGAACTGGAGCCGGTCATCGAGGAGCAGGTGAAGTCGTGGGGCATCGAGGTCATAGGCAAGGAAGTCTTCACAAAGCAGGGCGAATATAGTTCAAATATGCTGCGCCGTATCATTCTTGCGAATAAAGTCGAAGAAAGGAAGCCGGAACAGGTTCCGGCACGTCCTCCCATTCTCTGTCCGGGATGTCCGCATAGAAGCGTATTTTCCGTTATGAAGAAATTAAAGCTTCACGGAGCGGGAGACATTGGATGCTATACCCTCGGAGCGGTGGCTCCTCTTGGTGTTATCGATACGACGATTTGCATGGGTGCGAGTATTTCCTCCCTTCATGGAATGGAAAAGGCAAAAGGCAAAGACTATGTGAAGAACTGGGTGGCTGTTATCGGAGATTCTACCTTTATGCACACCGGCGTCAATTCCCTGATGAACATGGTTTATAATCAAGGGACAGGAACGGTTTTGATCTTGGATAATTCCACTACAGGAATGACAGGACATCAGGATCATGCGGCTACCGGTAAGACCTTGAAGGGCGCGAAGGTTCCTTCTATCAATATTTATCACTTGTGCAAGGCTATCGGTATCGAGCATGTGAGAGAAATCAATGCTTTCGATCTGCCTTCTCTGGAAAATGCTTTCAAGGAAGAGACTGCAAGGGATGAAATATCGGTGATTATAACAAAGTCCCCCTGCGTGCTGTTGAAGGGCAACGTATTTCCCGACAAATGTGTACCGTTGCCGGCGAAATGTAAAAAATGCGGCGCATGCCTGAAGCCGGGCTGCCCGGCTCTTACGAAAAATGAAAACGGCACCATTTCCATCGACGAAACGATGTGCAACGGTTGTGGCTTATGTATGCAGCTTTGCCCCTTCGGAGCAATTGAGAAGCAGGCGAAATAG
- the rpsP gene encoding 30S ribosomal protein S16, translated as MAVKIRLRRMGQKKAPFYRIIVADSRSPRDGKFIEEIGTYDPSTDPSTFKVNEELAKKWLANGAQPTEVVNKIFKLAGIAK; from the coding sequence ATGGCAGTTAAAATCAGATTAAGAAGAATGGGTCAGAAGAAAGCTCCTTTCTATAGAATCATCGTAGCAGATTCCAGATCCCCCAGAGATGGAAAATTCATCGAGGAAATCGGAACGTATGATCCTAGCACAGATCCGAGCACATTCAAAGTAAACGAGGAGCTGGCTAAGAAATGGCTGGCAAATGGAGCTCAACCCACAGAAGTTGTTAACAAGATTTTCAAATTGGCAGGTATTGCGAAATAG
- a CDS encoding KH domain-containing protein has translation MKELVEVIAKALVDSPDEVVVTEKTEGKNVVVELHVAQSDMGKIIGKQGRIAKAIRSVVKAASSKDNKRVDVEIV, from the coding sequence ATGAAGGAATTAGTTGAAGTAATTGCAAAAGCACTTGTTGACAGTCCGGATGAGGTTGTTGTAACGGAGAAGACGGAAGGCAAGAATGTAGTTGTCGAACTTCACGTTGCCCAGTCCGATATGGGAAAAATAATCGGCAAACAAGGAAGGATTGCGAAAGCGATTCGTTCTGTTGTGAAGGCAGCGTCATCCAAAGACAATAAGAGAGTGGATGTAGAAATCGTTTAA
- a CDS encoding phenylacetate--CoA ligase, giving the protein MIWNEAKECMSRDEKIVLQGARLVKTVDRVYHSVPFYRKKMQNIGIEPGDIRDITDLEKLPFTTKADLRENYPFGLFAVPQSEIVRIHASSGTTGKATVVGYTRRDLDIWSECVARAFTMAGVSKDDIIQVAYGYGLFTGGLGAHNGAEKLGATVVPMSTGNTKKLTTMMIDFGATAIACTPSYLLHIAETLEENGELDMIKLKVAICGAEPWTENMRKQIEAKLNIHAHDIYGLSEIMGPGVACDCEYHKGLHVYDDHFLPEVIDPDTLLAVAEGELGELVFTTITKEGIPLLRYRTRDLTSISYETCECGRTLPRISRFKGRSDDMLIIRGVNVFPSQVEAALLEMGETSPHYMMIVDRANNLDTLEVQVEVNERFFSDEIKELEKLTKKIEHALQQALGIAAKVKLVEPKSIERSMGKAVRVIDKRKLV; this is encoded by the coding sequence ATGATTTGGAATGAAGCAAAAGAATGTATGAGCAGGGATGAGAAAATCGTTCTTCAGGGGGCGAGGCTGGTAAAGACGGTGGACAGAGTATATCACAGCGTACCGTTTTACCGGAAGAAGATGCAGAATATCGGTATTGAGCCGGGAGATATTCGGGATATCACGGACTTGGAGAAGCTTCCGTTTACGACGAAAGCGGATTTGCGGGAGAATTACCCCTTTGGGCTGTTCGCGGTTCCTCAGTCGGAAATAGTCAGAATTCACGCTTCCAGCGGGACTACCGGAAAAGCGACTGTAGTAGGGTATACGAGAAGGGATCTGGATATTTGGAGCGAATGCGTGGCGAGGGCGTTTACGATGGCTGGAGTATCCAAGGACGATATTATCCAAGTGGCTTACGGTTACGGACTTTTTACCGGTGGCTTGGGCGCTCATAATGGTGCTGAGAAATTGGGAGCCACGGTAGTGCCCATGTCCACCGGCAATACGAAGAAGCTGACTACGATGATGATCGACTTCGGCGCTACGGCAATTGCCTGCACTCCTTCCTATCTTCTCCATATCGCGGAGACATTGGAGGAGAACGGTGAACTTGATATGATCAAGCTTAAAGTTGCTATTTGCGGTGCGGAGCCATGGACGGAAAACATGCGTAAGCAGATAGAAGCGAAGCTGAATATCCACGCGCACGACATTTACGGGCTGTCGGAGATTATGGGGCCGGGAGTGGCCTGCGATTGCGAATACCACAAAGGTCTCCACGTATATGACGATCATTTCCTTCCCGAGGTCATCGACCCGGATACGCTTTTGGCTGTAGCGGAGGGAGAACTGGGTGAGCTTGTCTTTACTACGATTACGAAGGAAGGAATTCCCCTTTTGAGATACCGCACCAGAGATTTGACCAGTATAAGCTACGAAACTTGCGAATGCGGAAGAACGCTGCCGCGTATTAGCCGGTTCAAGGGACGCTCCGACGATATGCTGATCATCCGGGGAGTGAATGTTTTCCCCTCTCAGGTGGAAGCGGCTCTTTTGGAGATGGGAGAGACCAGCCCCCACTATATGATGATCGTGGATAGAGCAAATAATCTGGACACTTTGGAGGTTCAGGTAGAAGTGAACGAGAGGTTCTTTTCCGATGAAATCAAGGAGCTTGAGAAGCTGACGAAGAAGATAGAGCATGCGCTCCAGCAGGCACTTGGCATTGCGGCGAAAGTGAAGCTGGTGGAGCCTAAAAGCATCGAAAGAAGTATGGGAAAAGCAGTACGTGTCATAGATAAGAGGAAGCTGGTATAA
- a CDS encoding zf-HC2 domain-containing protein has protein sequence MKDEKCAIVEDLLPAYTEALTSEQVNDFVEEHLKTCEVCSEVYRKMQADIRIVPVSQKPDKKTLWYLNGARVWYLLCPLLAFIFTFYGWKTVFHIYEGLLALLCAVFFASEFFHRGTWWDEECADLQEEAREGAKKKWGGFYVRPLFWGIPALLVIIVVQLPRIVEYIMG, from the coding sequence ATGAAGGATGAAAAATGTGCAATTGTGGAAGATTTACTTCCGGCGTATACAGAAGCCTTGACTAGTGAGCAAGTCAACGATTTTGTAGAAGAACATTTAAAAACCTGTGAGGTGTGCAGTGAGGTTTACAGGAAGATGCAGGCGGATATCCGGATTGTTCCCGTTTCGCAGAAACCCGATAAAAAGACATTGTGGTATTTAAACGGTGCCAGAGTTTGGTATTTGCTCTGTCCGTTACTCGCGTTTATTTTTACTTTTTATGGATGGAAAACGGTTTTTCATATATATGAAGGACTGTTAGCGTTGCTTTGCGCCGTTTTTTTCGCTTCCGAGTTTTTCCATAGAGGTACGTGGTGGGATGAGGAGTGTGCGGATTTGCAGGAGGAAGCGAGAGAAGGTGCAAAGAAGAAATGGGGAGGTTTTTATGTAAGGCCGCTTTTTTGGGGGATTCCGGCGCTTTTGGTAATCATAGTGGTACAGTTGCCACGAATCGTTGAATATATTATGGGATAA
- a CDS encoding indolepyruvate oxidoreductase subunit beta: MMTKSIMIVGVGGQGTLLTSRILGGIIQEAGYDVKLSEVHGMAQRGGSVVTFVRYGEKVWEPIVEEGQADVLIAFERLEALRYAHFLKKDGVLVINDWRIDPITVVTGAAQYPEDIIENLSKDYKVYTVNAMEEAIKLGNSKAFNVIVLGLSAKHMEFAKEDWLKVIERTVPPKTVDINEKAFLIGYEG, from the coding sequence ATGATGACAAAAAGTATTATGATAGTGGGTGTAGGCGGACAAGGGACTCTTCTGACCAGCCGTATTCTGGGAGGAATTATTCAGGAAGCGGGATATGATGTAAAATTATCGGAGGTACACGGAATGGCACAGAGAGGCGGCAGCGTTGTAACCTTTGTAAGATATGGGGAAAAGGTGTGGGAGCCTATCGTTGAGGAAGGTCAAGCGGATGTATTGATCGCGTTTGAGCGCCTGGAAGCTCTTCGATATGCACATTTTTTAAAGAAGGACGGAGTGCTGGTTATCAACGACTGGAGAATCGATCCGATTACTGTCGTTACAGGAGCGGCGCAGTATCCGGAGGATATTATTGAGAATTTGAGCAAGGACTACAAGGTATATACGGTAAACGCGATGGAGGAGGCGATAAAACTCGGCAATTCCAAAGCATTTAATGTAATCGTACTGGGACTTTCGGCAAAGCATATGGAATTCGCGAAGGAAGACTGGCTTAAGGTAATTGAAAGAACGGTGCCGCCTAAGACAGTTGATATTAACGAAAAGGCGTTTTTGATCGGATACGAAGGGTAG
- a CDS encoding RNA polymerase sigma factor, protein MENDISVLYKEYHKDLYGYIYMITLNSFDTEDILHNVFLKAMKGLETFRGDCSLKTWLFTIARNECLNYMEKNKREVQMEDINISIGVGDFEDKLVQRESVHRILQYIRSREEPVRSLLILRLIEERSFVEIGRILDKTDVWCRITFFSDKKDTYRVTGK, encoded by the coding sequence ATGGAAAACGATATAAGTGTTTTATACAAGGAATATCATAAAGATTTATACGGATATATCTATATGATAACTTTAAATTCCTTTGATACGGAAGACATTTTACATAATGTGTTTCTAAAGGCGATGAAAGGGTTGGAGACCTTTAGGGGGGACTGCTCGTTAAAGACATGGCTTTTTACTATTGCCCGAAATGAATGTCTGAACTACATGGAGAAGAATAAGAGAGAAGTGCAAATGGAGGATATCAATATTTCCATTGGAGTAGGCGATTTTGAGGATAAACTGGTCCAAAGGGAGTCTGTTCATCGTATCCTTCAGTATATCAGATCCAGAGAGGAGCCAGTCAGGAGCCTGTTAATTTTGCGTTTGATAGAGGAAAGATCATTTGTGGAAATCGGAAGAATTCTCGATAAAACGGATGTGTGGTGTCGTATAACTTTTTTTTCGGACAAAAAAGATACTTATAGAGTTACTGGAAAATAA